Proteins encoded in a region of the Paucidesulfovibrio longus DSM 6739 genome:
- a CDS encoding ATP-binding protein — MMNMQSFLGLFQNASLLLAAALLFDVSASRWEVRKPLHSQIGIGLALAVIGLAVMLSTWQFLPGVVFDTRSILISVVGLFFGTIPTVIVVAATAVLRFYQGGLGALTGVLVIAASGAVGLIWRHMKKEPLSCSGWGELYCFGLLVHVVMLALMLTLPWEVARHVLAGIGLPVMLIYPIGTALLGGLMVNRLGRLRTEQALRHSEERFQLAMEASKDGLWDWNAVSGQIYYSPGYSSMLGYLQDEIAPTVDSWLKRVHPDERDAVFQVYVDCLENRLDEFEIEFRMRTKSGEWLWISSRGRAVDRDSAGRATRMVGTHTDITARKRAEQELTLAKEAAENANRAKSEFLANMSHELRTPLNGVLGMLQLLGGTDLDEEQMEYDEMAIQSIMRLTRLLSDILDISRVEAGKMQIQPESFDLLEILNQVEDLFRPTSARTGVELRRRVDPSLPRRVVGDATRLQQVFTNLLGNAFKFTESGSVEIEAAPLPTGTPDKVRILFCVRDTGPGIAEDLRDKLFEPFTQAGKGYQRQYQGAGLGLSICRKLVSLMGGGIHVESEPGRGSAFYFSVLFGKAGQEKRTHSQRIEEESPRGLRILLAEDDRVSSLAVARQLQRAGHEVNAVEDGLAALETLRERRFDLVLMDIQMPVMDGVEAVRLLRTEPEYRANAGIPVIAMTAYAMSEDRERFLESGMDDYVSKPVSVEALQAAISRAMRAKSEA, encoded by the coding sequence ATGATGAATATGCAGTCTTTTTTGGGATTGTTCCAGAACGCCTCCCTGCTCCTGGCCGCAGCCCTGCTGTTCGACGTCAGCGCGTCGCGCTGGGAGGTCCGGAAGCCCCTGCATTCGCAGATCGGCATCGGCCTCGCCCTGGCCGTCATCGGGCTGGCCGTGATGCTCTCCACCTGGCAGTTCCTGCCCGGCGTGGTCTTTGACACGCGCTCCATCCTCATCAGCGTGGTCGGCCTGTTCTTCGGCACCATTCCGACGGTGATCGTGGTCGCGGCGACCGCGGTTCTGCGGTTTTATCAGGGCGGCCTGGGCGCGTTGACCGGCGTGCTCGTGATCGCGGCTTCGGGCGCGGTCGGCCTGATCTGGCGGCACATGAAAAAGGAACCCCTGTCCTGTTCGGGCTGGGGGGAGCTGTATTGCTTCGGCCTGCTGGTCCATGTGGTCATGCTCGCCCTGATGCTGACCCTGCCCTGGGAGGTGGCCCGGCACGTGCTCGCCGGAATCGGCCTGCCGGTCATGCTCATCTATCCGATCGGCACGGCACTGCTCGGCGGACTGATGGTCAACCGGCTCGGCAGGCTGCGCACGGAGCAGGCCCTGCGCCACAGCGAGGAGCGCTTTCAGCTGGCCATGGAAGCCAGCAAGGACGGGCTCTGGGACTGGAACGCCGTCAGCGGGCAGATCTACTACAGTCCGGGATATTCCTCCATGCTCGGCTATCTGCAGGACGAGATCGCGCCCACGGTGGATTCCTGGCTGAAACGGGTGCACCCGGACGAAAGGGATGCCGTTTTCCAGGTCTACGTCGATTGTCTGGAAAACCGCCTGGACGAATTCGAGATCGAATTCCGGATGCGGACCAAGAGCGGGGAGTGGCTTTGGATATCCTCGCGCGGCAGGGCCGTGGACCGCGATTCCGCTGGCAGGGCCACGCGCATGGTGGGCACGCACACGGACATCACCGCGCGCAAGCGGGCCGAGCAGGAGCTGACCCTGGCCAAGGAGGCCGCCGAGAACGCCAATCGGGCCAAATCCGAGTTTCTCGCGAACATGAGCCACGAGTTGCGGACCCCGCTCAACGGCGTGCTGGGCATGTTGCAGCTTCTGGGCGGCACGGACCTGGACGAGGAGCAGATGGAATATGACGAGATGGCCATCCAGTCCATCATGCGCCTGACCCGTCTGCTCTCGGACATCCTGGACATCTCCCGGGTCGAGGCGGGCAAGATGCAGATCCAGCCGGAGTCTTTCGATCTCCTGGAAATCCTGAACCAGGTCGAAGACCTCTTTCGCCCCACCTCGGCCCGAACCGGCGTTGAACTGCGTCGGCGCGTCGATCCCTCGCTGCCGCGCCGGGTCGTGGGCGACGCCACCCGGTTGCAGCAGGTCTTCACGAACCTGCTCGGCAATGCGTTCAAATTTACCGAGTCCGGGAGCGTGGAGATCGAGGCTGCCCCGCTTCCGACAGGGACGCCGGACAAGGTCAGAATCCTTTTCTGCGTCCGGGACACGGGACCGGGCATCGCCGAAGACCTGCGCGACAAGCTGTTCGAGCCCTTCACCCAGGCAGGCAAGGGCTACCAGCGGCAATACCAGGGGGCGGGACTCGGCCTGTCCATCTGCAGGAAGCTCGTTTCGCTCATGGGCGGCGGCATTCACGTGGAAAGCGAACCGGGCAGGGGCAGCGCGTTTTATTTCAGCGTTCTTTTCGGCAAGGCCGGCCAGGAAAAGCGCACGCATTCCCAGCGGATCGAGGAGGAGTCGCCGCGCGGGCTTCGCATCCTGCTGGCGGAGGACGACCGGGTCAGCTCCCTGGCTGTGGCGCGCCAGCTGCAGCGGGCAGGACACGAGGTGAACGCGGTCGAGGACGGGCTGGCCGCCCTGGAGACGCTCCGGGAGCGCCGCTTCGACCTGGTGCTCATGGACATCCAGATGCCGGTCATGGACGGCGTGGAGGCGGTCCGGCTGCTGCGGACGGAGCCTGAATACCGGGCCAATGCCGGGATTCCCGTCATCGCCATGACCGCCTACGCCATGAGCGAGGATCGGGAGCGGTTTTTGGAATCAGGCATGGACGACTACGTTTCCAAGCCTGTGAGCGTGGAAGCCTTGCAGGCGGCGATTTCACGGGCCATGCGCGCGAAGTCCGAAGCCTGA
- the gltX gene encoding glutamate--tRNA ligase: protein MSEIVTRFAPSPTGYLHIGGARTALFSYLLAKSLGGRFLLRIEDTDLERSTPEATQAILDAMQWLELGSDGEIVYQQARAARHNEVIDQLVAAGQAYYCECSKEQVDAMREKARAEGKKPKYDGTCRERNLGPGEGRVVRIKTPLDGSVAFKDMVKGPIAVACEEMDDMILRRSDGSPTYNLAVVVDDHDMGVTHVLRGDDHVNNTPRQILIYRAMGWDVPQFGHVPMILGPDKKKLSKRHGALSVMEYEKMGYLPEAVVNYLARLGWSHGDQEIFSRKELVECFSVDNLGNSPSVFDVQKLEWLNAQYIMQADPDRLAGLVMDVIRWEVGEEEAANVDQAVLRKALPLLQPRAKTLVELAEASRFFLVDAGFLQYDENAVQKFLTSESISLLTEYAAILRGLDEFSEEKLESATKKFIEDRGLKFKALAQPIRVAITGRTASPGLFETMHVLGRSQTLARLERVQDFGL from the coding sequence ATGTCCGAGATCGTCACCAGGTTCGCGCCCAGTCCCACGGGATATCTGCACATCGGCGGCGCGCGCACCGCGCTGTTTTCCTACCTGCTGGCCAAGAGCCTCGGCGGCAGATTTCTTCTGCGCATCGAGGACACGGACCTTGAACGCTCCACTCCGGAAGCCACCCAGGCCATCCTGGACGCCATGCAGTGGCTGGAGCTGGGCTCGGACGGCGAGATCGTCTACCAGCAGGCCCGCGCCGCGCGCCACAACGAGGTCATCGACCAGCTCGTAGCCGCAGGGCAGGCCTATTACTGCGAGTGCAGCAAGGAGCAGGTGGACGCCATGCGCGAGAAGGCCCGCGCCGAAGGCAAAAAGCCCAAGTACGACGGCACCTGCCGCGAACGGAATCTCGGCCCCGGCGAGGGCCGCGTGGTGCGGATCAAGACCCCGCTGGACGGCTCCGTGGCCTTCAAGGACATGGTCAAAGGCCCCATCGCCGTGGCCTGCGAGGAAATGGACGACATGATCCTGCGCCGCTCGGACGGCTCGCCCACCTACAACCTCGCCGTGGTGGTGGACGACCACGACATGGGCGTGACCCACGTTCTGCGCGGCGACGACCACGTCAACAACACTCCCCGCCAGATCCTGATCTACCGGGCCATGGGCTGGGACGTGCCGCAGTTCGGCCACGTGCCCATGATCCTCGGTCCGGACAAGAAGAAGCTCTCCAAGCGCCACGGCGCGCTCTCGGTCATGGAATACGAGAAGATGGGCTACCTGCCCGAGGCCGTGGTCAACTACCTGGCCCGGCTGGGCTGGAGCCACGGCGACCAGGAGATCTTCAGCCGCAAGGAGCTGGTCGAGTGCTTCAGCGTGGACAACCTGGGCAACTCGCCCTCGGTTTTCGACGTGCAGAAGCTGGAATGGCTCAACGCCCAATACATCATGCAGGCCGACCCGGACCGGCTCGCCGGGCTGGTCATGGACGTGATCCGCTGGGAAGTGGGCGAGGAAGAGGCCGCGAACGTGGACCAGGCCGTGCTGCGCAAGGCGCTGCCCCTGCTCCAGCCCCGCGCCAAGACCCTTGTGGAGCTGGCCGAGGCCAGCCGCTTCTTCCTCGTGGACGCCGGTTTCCTGCAATACGACGAGAACGCCGTGCAGAAGTTCCTCACCAGCGAGAGCATTTCCCTCCTGACCGAATACGCCGCCATCCTGCGCGGCCTGGACGAGTTCAGCGAGGAGAAGCTGGAGAGCGCGACCAAGAAATTCATCGAGGACCGCGGCCTCAAGTTCAAGGCCCTGGCCCAGCCCATCCGCGTGGCCATCACCGGCCGCACGGCCAGTCCCGGATTGTTCGAGACCATGCACGTGCTCGGCAGGAGCCAGACCCTGGCCCGGCTCGAACGGGTGCAGGACTTCGGGCTCTAG
- a CDS encoding NifU family protein, with translation MKEQVEAALDKIRPVLQNDGGNVELIEVTDNGVVKVRLQGACHGCPMSQMTLKHGIERVILKEIPSVKSVEAV, from the coding sequence ATCAAGGAACAGGTGGAAGCCGCGCTGGACAAGATCCGGCCCGTTCTGCAGAACGACGGCGGCAACGTGGAACTGATCGAAGTGACCGACAACGGCGTGGTCAAGGTGCGGCTCCAGGGAGCCTGCCACGGCTGCCCCATGTCGCAGATGACCCTCAAGCACGGCATCGAGCGGGTCATTCTCAAGGAAATCCCCTCGGTCAAAAGCGTCGAGGCGGTTTAA
- a CDS encoding tRNA dihydrouridine synthase — protein sequence MTEEQRERLRALLARPLPLRGRTASGRLWLAPMAGLGHVAFRRVLAGFGGCGLLFSEMCTARGLDTENRKSSPNFRWRDEEADSLVIQISGADPAEMALAAGRVAREGFFGVDVNMGCSASAMTKRGAGAALLRAPEKAVAVVREVRAAVDAADPEMPVLVKFRTGWSPDPGPACDMARLLADAGADALVFHPRVAPDRRTRPPVWAHIRLVAEAVGVPVFGNGNVQTAGDCLRMFEETGCAGVSVGRMAVARPWLFAEWGLGASFGPEVYRETALALLDALEEHFDPQRALKRWKKYAVYLAANFRYGHDMLPKLTRGACLDDFRANVRALLSGDPAVSGRPSVHLFTC from the coding sequence ATGACCGAAGAACAACGGGAACGACTGCGCGCGCTGCTGGCGCGGCCGCTGCCGCTGCGGGGCCGGACGGCTTCCGGGCGGCTCTGGCTCGCGCCCATGGCCGGGCTGGGCCACGTGGCTTTCCGGCGCGTGCTCGCCGGGTTCGGCGGCTGCGGGCTGCTTTTCAGCGAGATGTGCACGGCGCGGGGCCTGGATACGGAGAATCGCAAGTCTTCGCCGAATTTCCGCTGGCGGGACGAGGAAGCCGATTCCCTGGTCATCCAGATTTCCGGGGCGGACCCGGCTGAGATGGCCCTGGCCGCAGGCCGCGTCGCCCGCGAAGGCTTTTTCGGCGTGGACGTGAACATGGGCTGTTCGGCCTCGGCCATGACCAAGCGCGGCGCGGGCGCGGCCCTGCTGCGCGCGCCGGAAAAAGCCGTTGCCGTGGTCCGGGAGGTGCGCGCCGCCGTGGACGCCGCGGACCCGGAAATGCCCGTGCTGGTCAAGTTCCGCACGGGCTGGAGCCCGGATCCAGGCCCGGCCTGCGACATGGCCCGGCTTCTGGCCGACGCCGGAGCGGACGCCCTGGTCTTTCATCCGCGCGTGGCTCCGGACCGCCGCACCCGGCCTCCGGTCTGGGCGCACATCCGGCTCGTGGCCGAGGCCGTGGGCGTGCCCGTGTTCGGCAACGGCAACGTCCAGACCGCGGGGGACTGCCTGCGGATGTTCGAGGAGACGGGCTGCGCGGGCGTGAGCGTGGGGCGCATGGCCGTGGCGCGTCCGTGGCTCTTCGCGGAGTGGGGGCTGGGCGCGTCGTTCGGGCCGGAGGTGTACCGCGAAACGGCCCTGGCCCTGCTGGACGCCCTGGAAGAGCACTTCGACCCGCAACGGGCCTTGAAGCGCTGGAAGAAATATGCGGTCTATCTGGCGGCCAACTTCCGGTACGGACACGACATGCTGCCGAAGCTGACGCGGGGAGCCTGCCTGGACGACTTCCGCGCCAACGTGCGCGCGCTGCTTTCCGGCGACCCGGCCGTGTCCGGGCGGCCAAGCGTGCATCTCTTCACCTGCTGA
- a CDS encoding sigma-54-dependent transcriptional regulator: MQANKRTVLVVDDEPGHRQMVRAVLEVTGWRVLEADSGEAALDVLSRETPHTALVDMRMPGMDGLTLLREIHARMPGLPVVLLTAFGSVGSAVEAMKKGAYDYLTKPADNEELKAVLQKCWEYSRLLSENARLRKEAEAGSEARQLIGATPGMHQVRELIEQAGPSEASVLVLGESGTGKELVAEGLHRASMRAGRSLIKVNCAALPADLLESELFGYVKGAFTGAVKDKPGRFQLANHGTLFLDEIGEMPAALQAKLLRALQEKTIEPLGGVEVVTVDVRIIAATNRDLQEEIRAGRFREDLYYRLAVLEIRIPPLRERVADLPLLVSHLLRKLGKKNNKSVRTVSPAFLDALSGYGWPGNVRELENVLERALILSRSDELGPDLLPPQISGASECEPASPPPPDNSHALEDAEREAIVHALDQHNGHRERTADALGISRRTLQYKLKKYGLTRR, from the coding sequence ATGCAGGCGAATAAGAGAACCGTACTGGTCGTGGACGACGAACCGGGCCATCGCCAGATGGTCCGGGCCGTGCTGGAAGTCACGGGCTGGCGCGTGCTGGAGGCCGACTCCGGCGAAGCCGCCCTGGACGTGCTCTCCCGCGAGACGCCCCACACCGCCCTGGTGGACATGCGCATGCCCGGCATGGACGGGCTCACGCTCCTGCGCGAAATCCACGCCCGGATGCCCGGCCTGCCCGTGGTCCTGCTGACCGCCTTCGGCAGCGTGGGCTCGGCGGTGGAGGCCATGAAAAAAGGCGCCTACGACTACCTGACCAAGCCCGCGGACAACGAGGAACTCAAGGCCGTGCTCCAGAAATGCTGGGAGTACAGCCGCCTGCTTTCGGAAAACGCCCGCCTGCGCAAGGAGGCCGAAGCGGGCAGCGAGGCCCGCCAGCTCATCGGAGCCACTCCGGGCATGCACCAGGTCCGGGAGCTCATCGAGCAGGCCGGGCCGAGCGAAGCCTCGGTGCTCGTGCTGGGCGAGTCCGGCACGGGCAAGGAACTGGTGGCCGAGGGGCTGCACCGCGCGTCCATGCGCGCCGGACGGTCGCTGATCAAGGTCAACTGCGCGGCCCTGCCCGCCGACCTTCTCGAATCCGAACTGTTCGGCTACGTCAAGGGAGCCTTCACCGGCGCGGTCAAGGACAAGCCGGGCCGCTTCCAGCTCGCCAACCACGGCACCCTCTTCCTGGACGAGATCGGGGAGATGCCCGCCGCGCTCCAGGCCAAGCTGCTGCGCGCGCTTCAGGAGAAGACCATCGAGCCGCTGGGCGGGGTCGAGGTGGTCACGGTGGACGTGCGCATCATCGCGGCCACGAACCGCGACCTTCAGGAGGAAATCAGGGCCGGACGCTTTCGCGAGGATCTCTACTACCGTCTCGCCGTGCTGGAAATCCGCATCCCGCCCCTGCGCGAGCGCGTGGCCGACCTGCCCCTGCTCGTCTCCCACCTGCTGCGCAAGCTCGGCAAGAAGAACAACAAGTCCGTGCGCACGGTTTCCCCCGCCTTTCTGGACGCGCTTTCCGGCTACGGCTGGCCCGGCAACGTCCGCGAGCTGGAAAACGTGCTTGAGCGCGCCCTGATCCTCTCCCGCTCGGACGAGCTGGGCCCGGACCTGCTCCCGCCGCAAATCTCCGGCGCTTCGGAGTGCGAGCCCGCAAGCCCGCCGCCCCCGGACAACAGCCACGCCCTGGAGGACGCCGAGCGCGAGGCCATCGTCCACGCCCTCGACCAGCACAACGGCCACCGCGAGCGCACGGCCGACGCGCTGGGCATTTCGCGGCGCACGCTCCAGTACAAGCTCAAGAAGTACGGATTAACGCGCAGATAG
- a CDS encoding sensor histidine kinase, which produces MEVKAKQNERGPIIAAVLALIVLGLGSLFLTWQSIKHQRAVVEEHMVLSGRVIVRGVEANLVRIMRSLRNNPALSQIFPSLAQELFQEITASGEVLFVALYAPGGQLLLASTHGDVDMEKLLPRGAFDALDQLGHWHGMAVYGKQQALVIGLQARPGVASVCGIGQPGGAAPAPDDGPDMDNGMMGPGMMGPGMMEPGMMGPGGNAGGEHHGMGQGRGQGRGRNRLGQAQSAPGDETPIYFVAGLNAEKNLAQFHLYRRAALLQTGYVFLAAVVLWSLAFAYLRRRDQASRVGRLERFQSKLLDNMPDGLVTLGLDGEILAANGSARRLLTPVAAPSPEDADAPRPDPDAKDEAGGGTGDAEKSEPGVLAGRNWNEFPFADLRDGMEWKQYEYHSRRLEMLCVPVQDAQTPREEGEPVFEERLILIRDRTKLKSLEEDLAEARRLAAIGSLAAGVAHEVRNPLSSLRGFAQFFADKFKGKKPFEDYAATMVQEADRLNRVVTDLLFLARPRRLAPVRVDLAETAAGLERLMRFDLEHKHVRPLLDIQADTVLADPDALKQVLLNLVTNSLDALPEENGLVRISSRKDKDGTWVAVEDNGPGIPAEQREQALEPFFTSKKKGTGLGLAIVNNIMRAHRGRALIEDSPEGGAAVRLFFPDTPNRTEKADEDAGE; this is translated from the coding sequence ATGGAAGTCAAGGCGAAGCAAAACGAGCGCGGTCCCATCATCGCCGCGGTGCTGGCGCTCATCGTGCTGGGCCTGGGCAGCCTGTTTTTGACATGGCAGTCCATCAAGCACCAGCGCGCCGTGGTCGAGGAGCACATGGTTCTCTCCGGCCGCGTCATCGTGCGCGGGGTCGAGGCCAACCTCGTGCGCATCATGCGCTCGCTGCGCAACAATCCCGCCCTCTCGCAGATCTTCCCCTCCCTGGCCCAGGAACTCTTTCAGGAAATCACCGCCTCCGGCGAGGTGCTCTTCGTGGCGCTCTATGCTCCCGGCGGGCAGCTCCTTCTGGCCTCCACCCACGGCGACGTGGACATGGAGAAGCTGCTCCCGCGCGGGGCCTTCGACGCCCTGGACCAGCTCGGCCACTGGCACGGCATGGCCGTGTACGGCAAGCAGCAGGCCCTGGTCATCGGACTTCAGGCCCGGCCCGGCGTGGCCAGCGTCTGCGGCATCGGCCAGCCCGGCGGCGCAGCCCCCGCGCCGGACGACGGCCCCGACATGGACAACGGCATGATGGGTCCGGGCATGATGGGACCGGGCATGATGGAACCGGGCATGATGGGGCCGGGCGGGAACGCGGGCGGCGAACATCACGGCATGGGCCAGGGCAGAGGCCAGGGCAGAGGCCGCAACCGGCTCGGCCAGGCCCAAAGCGCGCCCGGCGACGAAACGCCCATCTATTTCGTGGCCGGTCTCAACGCCGAAAAGAACCTCGCCCAGTTCCACCTCTACCGCCGCGCCGCCCTGCTCCAGACCGGATACGTCTTTCTCGCCGCCGTGGTGCTCTGGTCCCTGGCCTTCGCCTACCTGCGCCGCCGCGACCAGGCCTCCCGCGTCGGCAGGCTGGAACGCTTCCAGTCCAAGCTGCTGGACAACATGCCCGACGGACTCGTGACCCTGGGCCTGGACGGCGAGATTCTGGCGGCCAACGGCTCGGCCCGCAGGCTGCTGACCCCCGTAGCCGCGCCGAGCCCCGAAGACGCGGACGCCCCGCGCCCCGATCCCGACGCCAAAGACGAGGCGGGCGGCGGAACCGGCGATGCCGAAAAATCGGAGCCGGGCGTGCTGGCCGGGCGGAATTGGAACGAGTTTCCCTTCGCCGACCTGCGCGACGGCATGGAATGGAAGCAATACGAATATCACAGCCGCCGCCTGGAAATGCTCTGCGTGCCCGTCCAGGACGCCCAGACCCCGCGCGAGGAAGGCGAGCCCGTGTTCGAGGAACGGCTGATCCTCATCCGCGACCGGACCAAGCTCAAGAGCCTGGAGGAAGACCTGGCCGAGGCGCGGCGGCTGGCCGCCATCGGTTCCCTGGCCGCGGGCGTGGCCCACGAGGTGCGCAACCCGCTCAGCTCCCTGCGCGGCTTCGCCCAGTTCTTCGCGGACAAGTTCAAGGGCAAGAAGCCCTTCGAGGACTATGCCGCCACCATGGTCCAGGAGGCCGACAGGCTCAACCGCGTGGTCACGGACCTGCTTTTCCTGGCGCGGCCCCGGCGGCTGGCCCCGGTGCGCGTGGATCTCGCCGAGACCGCGGCCGGGCTGGAGCGGCTGATGCGCTTCGACCTGGAACACAAGCATGTGCGGCCGCTGCTCGACATCCAGGCCGACACCGTGCTGGCAGACCCGGACGCGCTCAAGCAGGTGCTGCTCAACCTCGTGACCAACTCCCTGGACGCCCTGCCCGAAGAGAACGGCCTCGTGCGCATTTCCTCGCGCAAGGACAAGGACGGAACCTGGGTGGCGGTCGAGGACAACGGTCCCGGAATCCCGGCCGAGCAGCGCGAACAGGCCCTGGAGCCGTTCTTCACCAGCAAGAAGAAAGGCACGGGCCTGGGACTGGCCATCGTGAACAACATCATGCGCGCCCATCGCGGACGCGCGCTCATCGAAGACAGTCCGGAAGGCGGGGCCGCAGTGCGGCTCTTCTTCCCCGACACCCCGAACCGGACGGAAAAAGCGGACGAAGATGCAGGCGAATAA
- a CDS encoding DUF4405 domain-containing protein, with product MFRKTVSLTGFLSFALLLLTSAVLYYEPQGRVAYWADWRFMGLSKDQWDALHLSLGILFLLSGLVHIWYNWKSVTNYMRNRARELIVLTPPLVAALAVTLYFTFGALFGLPGVQQLLDFSAWLKNGHVATYGNPPYGHAELSSLDEFAKNMGIDSGAALDALKARGIKAAPETPLKDIAKEAGKSPQDVYATIRAALGGDPFEALPIRPPEGTGMMTLAEICNSYGLPQATATERLRMAGVETDAGMPFRELAEKNGMNPKTLYDILRTGKRQ from the coding sequence ATGTTCCGCAAAACAGTCTCCCTGACAGGCTTTCTCTCCTTCGCGCTGCTGCTGCTCACCAGCGCGGTTCTCTATTATGAACCCCAGGGCCGCGTGGCATACTGGGCGGATTGGCGTTTCATGGGGCTTTCCAAGGACCAGTGGGACGCACTGCACCTGTCTCTCGGCATTCTTTTTCTTCTCAGCGGACTGGTGCACATCTGGTACAACTGGAAGTCCGTGACCAACTACATGCGCAACCGCGCCCGCGAACTCATCGTCCTGACCCCGCCTCTGGTGGCGGCCCTGGCCGTGACCCTCTATTTCACCTTCGGCGCGCTCTTCGGCCTTCCCGGAGTGCAGCAGCTTCTCGACTTCAGCGCCTGGCTCAAGAACGGCCATGTGGCGACCTACGGCAATCCGCCCTACGGACACGCGGAGCTGTCCAGCCTTGACGAGTTCGCGAAAAACATGGGAATTGATTCGGGCGCCGCCCTGGACGCGCTGAAGGCGCGGGGCATCAAAGCCGCTCCGGAAACGCCGCTCAAGGATATCGCGAAAGAGGCCGGGAAAAGCCCCCAGGACGTCTACGCGACGATCCGGGCGGCTCTTGGAGGCGACCCCTTCGAAGCGCTGCCCATCCGCCCGCCGGAAGGCACGGGCATGATGACCCTGGCGGAGATCTGCAACAGCTACGGCCTGCCCCAGGCCACGGCCACGGAACGCCTGCGCATGGCCGGCGTGGAAACCGACGCGGGAATGCCCTTCCGGGAATTGGCCGAAAAGAACGGCATGAACCCCAAAACGTTGTACGATATCCTGCGCACGGGCAAACGGCAGTAG
- a CDS encoding Spy/CpxP family protein refolding chaperone has product MSKKTTIASLTVIAVLALSAMAFAGQGWHHGYGMMNGYGPGYGMMNGYGPGAQIAPEQQEAFQKIFDKHQEKMEKLRNEMWSKNLELNALTESGKADKSDIRSLVAEISKVREKMQVERESFYNDLDAAGIQPQSGPGYGMGNGRGYGMMNGYGPGNGPCGW; this is encoded by the coding sequence ATGAGCAAGAAGACGACCATCGCATCCCTGACCGTCATCGCCGTCCTGGCCCTTTCGGCCATGGCTTTCGCCGGACAGGGCTGGCATCATGGCTACGGCATGATGAACGGCTACGGTCCCGGCTATGGCATGATGAACGGCTACGGCCCCGGTGCGCAGATCGCCCCGGAACAGCAGGAAGCGTTCCAGAAGATCTTCGACAAGCATCAGGAGAAGATGGAGAAGCTGCGCAACGAGATGTGGTCCAAGAACCTGGAACTGAACGCGCTCACCGAGAGCGGCAAGGCCGACAAGTCGGACATCCGCTCCCTGGTCGCCGAGATTTCCAAGGTCCGTGAAAAGATGCAGGTCGAGCGCGAGTCCTTCTACAACGACCTGGACGCCGCGGGCATCCAGCCCCAGTCCGGTCCCGGCTACGGCATGGGCAACGGCCGAGGCTACGGCATGATGAACGGCTACGGCCCGGGCAACGGCCCCTGCGGCTGGTAG
- a CDS encoding FmdB family zinc ribbon protein, which translates to MPIYEYRCEKCGKVFEELVLGPGDAPLACPECGAPDPERLLSGFSLGDASASGGGAAAASAGCGGGGFT; encoded by the coding sequence ATGCCGATTTACGAATACCGTTGCGAGAAGTGCGGCAAGGTCTTTGAGGAGTTGGTTCTCGGACCGGGGGATGCGCCCCTGGCCTGCCCGGAGTGCGGAGCGCCGGACCCGGAAAGGCTGCTCTCCGGATTTTCCCTGGGCGATGCTTCCGCATCGGGCGGCGGCGCGGCCGCGGCAAGCGCGGGGTGCGGAGGCGGGGGATTCACCTGA